The DNA region ATCCAGATAGCGCTGACGGTAACGCGCTTCCTGATCCTGCAAACCGTGAAATTTATCCGGCAGCGGACGCAGCGCTTTGGTCAGCAGACGCAATTCGGTGCAGTGGATAGACAGTTCGCCCGTTTTGGTTTTGAACAGTTTCCCTTTCGCGCCGAGGATGTCGCCGAGGTCCCATTTCTTGAACTGCTCGTTGTAAGTGCCTTCCGGCAGATCGTCACGGGCAACGTACAACTGAATACGACCACCCACGTCCTGCAACGTAACAAAAGACGCTTTACCCATGATACGACGGGTCATCATGCGGCCTGCAACGGACACTTCAATGTTCAGCGCTTCCAGCTCTTCGTTCTCTTTCGCATCAAAGTCAGCGTGCAGTTGGTCTGAGGTGTGATCGCGACGGAAATCGTTCGGGAAGGCGATACCCTGCTCGCGCAGTCCAGCCAGCTTCTCACGGCGCGTTTTCAGTTCGTTGTTAAGATCGGCTACCGCGTCAGCGCCCTGTGCGTGTTGTTCAGACATGTTGGTTCCTCATAACCCTGCTTTCAAACTTGCTTCGATAAATTGATCCAGGCTGCCGTCCAGCACGGCCTGCGTGTTGCGGGTTTCAACCCCGGTACGCAAGTCTTTAATGCGGGAGTCATCAAGGACGTAAGAACGAATCTGGCTTCCCCAGCCGATGTCGGATTTAGTATCTTCCATCGCCTGTTTCTCGGCATTCTTCTTCTGCATTTCCAGTTCATAAAGCTTCGCTTTCATCTGCTTCATGGCCTGGTCTTTGTTCTTGTGCTGGGAGCGGTCGTTCTGGCACTGCGTCACTAACCCGGTCGGAATGTGGGTAATACGCACTGCGGATTCGGTACGGTTAACGTGCTGACCGCCCGCGCCGGATGCACGGTACACATCGATACGCAGGTCTGCCGGGTTGATTTCGATATCAATATCGTCATCCACTTCCGGGTAAACGAATGCAGAGCTAAACGAGGTATGGCGACGACCGCCGGAGTCGAACGGGCTTTTACGCACCAGACGGTGAACGCCGGTTTCCGTACGCAGCCAGCCATAAGCATATTCGCCAGAAATTTTAATGGTCACGGATTTGATCCCGGCCACTTCCCCTTCTGACTCTTCAATAATTTCAGTCTTGAAGCCGCGCGCTTCTGCCCAACGCAGATACATGCGCTCCAGCATGCTTGCCCAGTCCTGCGCTTCAGTACCGCCGGAACCGGCCTGGATATCGAGGTAGCAATCGGCGCTGTCATACTCGCCAGAGAACATGCGACGGAATTCCAGCTGCGCCAGTTTTTCGTCAAGCAGATCGAGTTCCGCGACGGATTCGTTAAAAGTTTCTTCGTCGTCGGCTTCTACAGCCAAGTCCAGCAGGCCGGAAACATCTTCCAGCCCCTGAGTCATTTGGTCGAGGGTGTCGACAATCGCTTCAAGCGAGGAACGTTCTTTGCCCAGCGCCTGCGCGCGTTCGGGGTCGTTCCAGACGTCCGGCTGTTCCAGCTCGGCGTTTACTTCTTCCAGGCGCTCTTTCTTGGCATCATAGTCAAAGATACCCCCTAAGAACGTCAGAGCGCTCCGTGAGGTCCTGAATGCGGTTTTTTACCGGATTAATTTCAAACATGGTCTGATTTCTTTTATTGAGCTTGTCAAAATGCGGTGATAAGAGCGGGATTGTACCCAATCCACGCTCTTTTTTATAGAGAATAGTGACGGGAAATTGGTCAGATCACACGGGCCAGATATTATCGATGATTAACTGCAAACTGCGGTTGCCGCGAAATTCGTTAATATCCAGTTTGTAGGCCAGTTCGACTTCGCGCACACCGTTATCCGGCCAGCAGGCGGTATCAACGTTAAAAGCAATGCCATCCAGCAGCGGTCCCCCGCCAACGGGTTCGACCATCACTTTCAAATGCCGCTCGCCGACCAGGCGTTGCTGAAGCAGGCGAAAATGCCCGTCAAACAACGGTTCCGGGAACATTTGCCCCCACGGACCGGCGTCACGCAGCAACTGCGCGACCTCCATCGTCATCTCCGCCGCGCTCAGCGGGCCGTCAGAGACCACTTCCCCCTGTAATAGCGA from Citrobacter amalonaticus Y19 includes:
- the prfB gene encoding peptide chain release factor 2 (programmed frameshift), whose translation is MFEINPVKNRIQDLTERSDVLRGYLDYDAKKERLEEVNAELEQPDVWNDPERAQALGKERSSLEAIVDTLDQMTQGLEDVSGLLDLAVEADDEETFNESVAELDLLDEKLAQLEFRRMFSGEYDSADCYLDIQAGSGGTEAQDWASMLERMYLRWAEARGFKTEIIEESEGEVAGIKSVTIKISGEYAYGWLRTETGVHRLVRKSPFDSGGRRHTSFSSAFVYPEVDDDIDIEINPADLRIDVYRASGAGGQHVNRTESAVRITHIPTGLVTQCQNDRSQHKNKDQAMKQMKAKLYELEMQKKNAEKQAMEDTKSDIGWGSQIRSYVLDDSRIKDLRTGVETRNTQAVLDGSLDQFIEASLKAGL